One Triticum dicoccoides isolate Atlit2015 ecotype Zavitan chromosome 5B, WEW_v2.0, whole genome shotgun sequence genomic window carries:
- the LOC119306526 gene encoding uncharacterized protein LOC119306526 produces MSHSSSEARSHGAEDAEPGQSRVTRAKRPCPDASDAVALPVAVPVARVIRAAATASRCMPARNGGYSPTVAVGMAGAHSWAPYSAIVPALRSLLLMNLKQDTSLRAAREAITGLYNHATPFGPSRRFPAGEVYVCLDRVPLAQTMQGILQPLVKAETAGLFGSRLAGACSNYISGISSALQELTRVDDRPGISPTLYDRAIFESVFLLTWTEP; encoded by the coding sequence ATGAGTCACAGCTCGTCGGAGGCCCGCAGCCACGGCGCCGAGGATGCCGAGCCCGGGCAGAGCCGCGTCACCCGCGCGAAGCGGCCTTGTCCTGACGCCAGCGACGCCGTGGCTCTCCCTGTTGCCGTCCCGGTCGCTCGTGTCATCCGCGCGGCGGCCACCGCCTCCCGCTGCATGCCTGCACGCAACGGGGGCTACAGCCCCACTGTGGCCGTGGGCATGGCCGGCGCACACAGCTGGGCGCCCTACTCGGCCATCGTCCCCGCCCTCCGCTCCCTCCTCCTGATGAACCTAAAACAGGATACCTCTCTCAGGGCCGCGAGGGAGGCCATCACGGGGCTCTACAACCACGCCACGCCGTTCGGCCCCTCGCGCCGGTTCCCCGCCGGCGAGGTGTACGTGTGTCTTGACCGAGTGCCGCTCGCCCAGACGATGCAGGGGATTTTGCAGCCCCTAGTAAAGGCGGAGACGGCCGGGCTGTTCGGCTCACGACTCGCCGGCGCCTGCTCCAACTACATCAGTGGGATCTCCTCCGCCCTCCAAGAGCTCACGCGTGTTGACGACCGCCCCGGCATCTCCCCAACTCTGTATGACCGCGCGATCTTCGAGTCCGTGTTCCTCCTGACGTGGACGGAGCCATGA